From Algoriphagus sp. NG3, the proteins below share one genomic window:
- a CDS encoding acetolactate synthase large subunit has protein sequence MKASDLFIKALENEGVEYVFGLPGEENLDLLESIRKSEKIELILNRHEQGAGFMASTYGRLTGKAGVCLSTLGPGATNLVTPAAYAQLGAMPLVIITGQKPIKKSKQGKFQIIDVVKMMHSLTKYTKQVTHSSHIPSIVREAFRLAQEERPGATHIELPEDIAAEEVDNPRIFDVVDWKIPYAGKDAIEQAAELIKEASKPLLLIGAGANRKRASMALSAFVDSIGIPFFNTQMGKGIIDERHQLYLGTAALSNYDFLHDAINESDLIINVGHDTIEKPPFFMRKEDKRKVIHLNFFPAEIDEVYFPQLNVIGDIANSVLELTEALKPNANSWNTDFFLKIKENVMTHLAKYGNDNRFPVLPQRVVNIVRNTLPDDGIITLDNGMYKIWFARNYPAYVQNSLLLDNALATMGAGLPSAMMAKMLDPDKKVISVNGDGGFMMNSQELETAIRLQLDLVVIILNDNAYGMIQWKQQDLGFVNYGLDYGNPDFVKYAESFGAKGYRPESVDEFRQVLKHALSAKGVQLIDLAVDYSLNHEILNVLIKEYSSEPKKT, from the coding sequence ATGAAAGCATCAGATTTATTTATTAAGGCCTTAGAGAATGAAGGTGTGGAGTATGTTTTTGGACTGCCTGGTGAAGAAAACCTTGATTTGCTTGAATCTATCAGGAAATCAGAGAAAATAGAGTTGATTCTTAACCGGCATGAGCAGGGAGCGGGATTCATGGCTTCGACTTACGGTAGGTTAACAGGCAAAGCGGGAGTTTGTCTCTCTACCCTAGGGCCGGGGGCAACCAATCTGGTGACCCCGGCAGCTTATGCTCAATTAGGTGCTATGCCACTTGTTATTATTACAGGGCAGAAGCCAATCAAAAAGAGTAAACAGGGGAAATTTCAGATCATCGATGTGGTCAAAATGATGCACTCGCTTACCAAGTACACCAAACAGGTCACCCATAGCTCACATATCCCTTCTATAGTCAGAGAGGCATTTCGGCTGGCACAGGAAGAAAGGCCGGGAGCGACACATATCGAACTGCCAGAGGATATAGCTGCCGAAGAGGTGGATAATCCGAGGATATTTGATGTGGTAGATTGGAAAATTCCATATGCAGGGAAAGATGCAATTGAACAGGCAGCAGAACTGATCAAAGAAGCCAGCAAACCTCTCTTGCTCATAGGGGCAGGAGCCAATAGGAAAAGAGCCAGTATGGCATTGTCAGCTTTTGTTGATTCTATAGGTATTCCTTTTTTCAACACACAAATGGGAAAAGGGATCATAGATGAACGCCATCAATTATACTTGGGAACAGCTGCATTGTCCAATTACGACTTTTTGCATGATGCGATTAACGAATCTGACCTGATAATCAACGTAGGCCACGATACTATTGAAAAGCCACCTTTTTTCATGCGGAAAGAGGACAAACGTAAGGTTATCCATCTCAATTTTTTTCCTGCCGAGATAGACGAAGTCTATTTTCCCCAATTGAATGTTATCGGAGATATTGCAAACAGTGTTTTGGAATTGACCGAAGCTTTAAAGCCCAATGCCAATAGCTGGAACACCGATTTTTTTCTGAAAATAAAAGAAAACGTTATGACGCACTTGGCAAAGTACGGAAACGACAATCGTTTTCCGGTTTTACCCCAGCGTGTGGTGAATATTGTCAGAAATACTCTCCCTGACGACGGGATTATAACTTTAGATAATGGAATGTACAAGATATGGTTTGCACGTAACTATCCAGCCTATGTACAAAACAGCTTGCTACTCGATAATGCATTGGCTACGATGGGGGCAGGCCTTCCCTCAGCGATGATGGCAAAAATGTTGGATCCTGATAAAAAAGTAATATCCGTTAACGGAGATGGAGGTTTTATGATGAATTCTCAGGAATTGGAAACCGCTATACGCCTGCAACTAGATTTGGTAGTCATTATCCTAAATGACAATGCCTATGGAATGATACAATGGAAGCAACAGGATCTCGGATTTGTAAATTATGGTTTGGATTACGGCAATCCGGACTTTGTAAAATATGCCGAAAGTTTCGGGGCAAAAGGATATCGGCCGGAATCAGTAGATGAGTTTCGACAAGTACTGAAACATGCTTTGAGTGCCAAAGGGGTACAGCTTATCGATTTAGCTGTCGATTACTCTCTTAACCATGAAATTTTAAATGTATTGATTAAGGAATATTCCAGTGAACCTAAAAAAACATGA
- a CDS encoding MBL fold metallo-hydrolase translates to MKIHHLRNATLIIEVGDQVILVDPMLGKKGESSPSFTFFRFKPQRNPIVNLPDNAAALLSKVTHCLITHLHPDHIDQSGVEFLKANQTPVTCSAKDETKLKSKGIKIAQTVNYWEEIDFLGGRIQGIPAVHGYGFAAKLMGDVMGFFISFPNEKSIYLSSDTIYTEAVHKVLTEFKPDISVVACGTAQLDLFQPLLMRTEDILKFAHNAPGKVIANHMEAVNHCPTSRHQLSELLHKSNLLSKVHIPEDGEEKVY, encoded by the coding sequence ATGAAAATACATCACTTACGAAATGCCACTTTGATCATCGAAGTAGGAGACCAAGTCATTTTGGTTGACCCTATGCTTGGCAAAAAAGGGGAATCAAGTCCATCTTTCACATTCTTTCGATTTAAACCACAGCGGAATCCCATAGTGAATCTGCCTGATAATGCTGCAGCGCTATTGAGTAAGGTAACACATTGCCTCATTACTCATTTGCACCCGGATCATATCGACCAATCCGGAGTAGAATTTTTGAAGGCTAACCAAACTCCGGTAACCTGTAGTGCGAAAGATGAAACCAAGCTGAAAAGCAAAGGAATAAAGATTGCCCAAACAGTAAATTATTGGGAAGAAATTGATTTTCTGGGTGGCAGGATACAAGGTATACCTGCGGTTCATGGGTATGGATTTGCCGCTAAGCTTATGGGTGATGTAATGGGATTTTTCATAAGCTTTCCAAACGAAAAATCTATTTACTTAAGTTCTGACACCATTTATACAGAGGCAGTACACAAGGTATTGACAGAATTTAAGCCGGATATATCGGTCGTGGCTTGTGGTACAGCCCAATTAGACCTTTTTCAGCCCTTATTGATGAGAACAGAAGATATACTGAAATTTGCACATAATGCACCTGGAAAAGTAATAGCCAATCATATGGAAGCTGTAAACCACTGCCCTACTTCGCGTCATCAGCTATCTGAACTATTACATAAATCCAATTTGCTAAGCAAAGTTCACATTCCCGAAGACGGGGAAGAAAAAGTTTATTAA
- a CDS encoding alpha/beta hydrolase, translating into MKNLSIFCFLLMMLVYGCQENSTIENKVLIKKEKEMQQIKYKTLDVDGVNIAYRETGNAENPAMVLLHGYPSSSHQYRKVLNQLSDKFYLIAPDYPGFGLSDFPSPEEYEYTFDNISLTMNAFLEKKGIGSYAIMMQDYGAPIGFRIATAHPEKVTAIITQNGNAYEEGIGEIWKGIKALWADRNDSTEKALLPAFTLDGLKWDYTHGTRNPENVNPDTWHLDYLRMSRPNAHKVNLDLWYDYQNNLKLYPKWQKYLRDNQPPLLVVWGKNDEYFPESGAEAFKKDVKNIDYNIYDTGHFALEEDGDEIINKIRDFMSNLTY; encoded by the coding sequence ATGAAGAATTTAAGTATATTTTGCTTTTTACTAATGATGTTAGTTTATGGATGTCAAGAGAATTCAACTATAGAAAATAAAGTGCTCATTAAAAAAGAAAAAGAAATGCAACAAATAAAATATAAAACATTAGATGTGGATGGAGTAAACATCGCATATCGAGAAACAGGAAATGCTGAAAATCCAGCGATGGTATTATTGCACGGTTATCCTTCCTCTTCCCATCAATACAGGAAAGTGTTGAATCAACTTTCAGATAAATTTTATTTAATAGCACCTGATTACCCAGGATTTGGATTAAGTGATTTCCCCTCTCCCGAAGAGTACGAGTACACCTTTGACAATATTTCGCTAACGATGAATGCGTTTTTAGAAAAGAAAGGTATTGGTTCTTACGCCATAATGATGCAGGATTATGGTGCCCCTATAGGATTTAGAATTGCTACAGCACACCCGGAAAAAGTCACTGCCATCATTACACAAAATGGAAATGCCTATGAGGAAGGTATAGGAGAAATATGGAAAGGGATTAAAGCCCTTTGGGCGGATAGGAATGATAGTACCGAAAAGGCATTACTGCCTGCTTTTACACTGGATGGTTTAAAGTGGGACTACACCCATGGAACCCGAAATCCCGAAAATGTAAATCCTGATACTTGGCATTTGGATTATTTAAGAATGAGCCGTCCCAATGCCCATAAAGTCAATTTGGATTTATGGTACGACTATCAAAACAACTTAAAACTATATCCAAAATGGCAAAAATATCTTAGGGATAATCAACCGCCCTTGTTGGTCGTCTGGGGGAAAAACGATGAATACTTTCCCGAAAGCGGTGCAGAAGCATTTAAAAAAGATGTAAAAAACATTGACTATAATATTTACGATACAGGACATTTTGCTCTGGAAGAAGATGGGGATGAAATCATAAATAAGATCAGAGATTTTATGTCGAATCTAACATATTGA
- a CDS encoding zinc-dependent alcohol dehydrogenase family protein yields the protein MKAAILNEFGSFDSFKITEVPTPKPKIQEVLVKVLASSVNPLDYQVRRGDYKNELTLPVITGHDISGVIVEIGPGVENFKVGDEVYYSPEIFNGHGSYAQYHCAHESIIGLKPKNISHLEAATLPLAAGTAWEMLVTRAQLKINQTILIHGGAGGVGIPTIQIAKAMGATVFTTARKVHHSFLLELGADFVIDYKNEDYIQIINQLINNKGVDVIIDTIGGDTLSDSGKVLGQLGQVVTIVDIDKPQNLIEAWGKNATYHFVFTRQNRNKLNELTKLVESKKLKPILTKVFSLSDIGEAHKLLETKAGDDNFYGKIAIEIEH from the coding sequence ATGAAAGCAGCAATATTAAATGAATTCGGGTCTTTTGATAGTTTTAAAATTACAGAAGTGCCTACACCAAAACCAAAGATTCAAGAAGTTTTAGTAAAGGTTCTTGCCTCTTCCGTCAATCCTTTGGATTATCAAGTCCGTCGTGGAGATTATAAAAATGAATTAACCTTACCGGTTATTACAGGGCATGATATCTCAGGCGTGATTGTGGAAATTGGCCCAGGGGTTGAGAATTTTAAAGTCGGTGATGAAGTCTATTATTCTCCTGAAATTTTTAATGGTCATGGAAGTTATGCACAATATCACTGTGCCCATGAATCAATCATTGGTCTAAAACCTAAAAATATAAGTCATTTAGAGGCTGCGACGCTTCCATTAGCTGCTGGTACTGCTTGGGAAATGCTTGTTACAAGGGCACAGCTTAAAATTAATCAGACAATATTGATTCACGGAGGTGCAGGTGGAGTAGGAATACCGACTATTCAAATTGCTAAAGCGATGGGAGCAACTGTATTTACAACAGCGAGAAAAGTCCACCACTCGTTTCTTCTTGAGTTAGGAGCTGATTTTGTCATAGACTACAAAAATGAAGACTACATCCAAATAATTAATCAATTAATAAATAATAAAGGAGTAGATGTGATAATTGATACTATCGGTGGTGACACGCTGTCTGATAGTGGCAAAGTACTTGGCCAGTTAGGGCAGGTTGTTACAATAGTTGATATAGATAAGCCGCAAAACCTTATTGAAGCTTGGGGGAAAAATGCAACCTATCATTTTGTTTTTACGAGGCAGAATAGAAATAAACTAAATGAGCTGACTAAACTTGTAGAAAGCAAAAAACTAAAACCTATATTAACCAAAGTGTTTTCCTTGTCAGATATTGGCGAAGCACATAAACTTTTGGAAACAAAAGCTGGTGATGATAACTTCTATGGAAAAATAGCAATAGAAATTGAACATTGA
- a CDS encoding RidA family protein — protein MDSNHISFNDSHGKTAMIETNVSLSQKLLNMYYYKLSLILAFLLYSFHSLSQTIDQRLKELELTLPEVETPVATYLKWKQVDNLLYISGTGSDIFGKVGSDLTVDEGYQAARSAGLQIIAVLQASTGDLTKINQFVKVLGMVNSDPGFSEQSMVINGFSDLIVEVFGDKGKHTRSAIGVAALPNNIAVEIEVIVELKKQ, from the coding sequence GTGGATAGTAACCATATTTCTTTCAATGACAGTCATGGTAAAACAGCTATGATTGAAACAAATGTTTCTCTTAGTCAAAAATTATTAAATATGTACTATTATAAACTAAGTCTCATATTAGCCTTTCTCCTTTATTCCTTTCACAGTTTAAGTCAAACTATTGATCAGCGGCTGAAGGAGCTGGAATTAACTCTACCAGAAGTAGAGACTCCTGTCGCGACATATCTGAAATGGAAACAGGTGGATAACCTGCTTTACATATCTGGAACCGGCAGTGACATTTTTGGTAAAGTTGGTTCAGATCTGACAGTAGACGAAGGCTATCAAGCAGCCAGGAGTGCTGGATTACAAATTATAGCAGTGCTTCAAGCCTCCACTGGTGATCTAACTAAAATTAATCAGTTTGTAAAAGTTCTCGGAATGGTAAATTCTGATCCAGGCTTTTCCGAACAGTCCATGGTAATCAATGGGTTTTCAGATTTGATTGTAGAAGTATTCGGAGATAAAGGAAAGCATACACGCTCAGCAATCGGTGTTGCAGCTTTACCCAACAATATAGCAGTAGAGATCGAAGTAATTGTAGAACTAAAAAAACAATAA
- a CDS encoding phosphoribosylpyrophosphate synthetase, with translation MKSYDNLIEALSDLKKEGYVEDFNLKQNCIECRNGMYRIFHDEFNIDNYFRFEDDDSSPDNSAILYAVTSEKYNLKGTLINSFSIYSNEVTDEMLNKLKFTN, from the coding sequence ATGAAATCATACGATAATTTAATAGAAGCATTGTCCGACCTGAAAAAGGAAGGGTATGTAGAGGATTTTAACCTAAAACAAAACTGTATTGAATGTAGAAATGGGATGTACAGAATATTTCATGATGAATTTAATATTGACAACTACTTTAGGTTTGAAGATGATGACTCCAGTCCCGATAATTCAGCTATACTATATGCGGTTACCTCAGAGAAGTATAATTTAAAAGGGACTTTGATTAATTCCTTTAGTATTTATTCCAATGAGGTGACAGATGAAATGTTGAATAAGCTGAAGTTTACTAATTAA
- a CDS encoding NAD-dependent succinate-semialdehyde dehydrogenase gives MSKAMTINPVNGETVAEYERIAISKAKEKIALAKEAYISWKETSFAERSKLMYALADLFDSGKEEYAQLTTTEMGKTIGQARKEIEKCAWVCRFYADNSESLLGKEIVDTEAHKSYVTFQPMGVILAVMPWNFPFYQVVRFAAPALMAGNTGVLKHASNVQGSAFALEDAFRKAGFPEGIFTNLNINAGNVKDVIEDKNIVAVTLTGSDPAGRSVATVAGANLKKTVLELGGSDAYIVLDDADLEEATDLATFGRLQNNGQTCIAAKRFVVLDAIYDSFLERFVKKMRQAKMGDPMDESTYYGPMARLDLRDEIHEQVTKTIAQGGRLILGGKIPEGRGAYYPATILVDVKPGMEAFDNELFGSVASLIRATDEDEAIALANNSQFGLGSGVITSDRERGEKVALQLEAGSCFVNKLVTSDPRLPFGGIKNSGYGRELSGYGIREFVNIKSLWID, from the coding sequence ATGAGTAAAGCAATGACGATTAACCCTGTAAACGGGGAAACTGTGGCCGAATACGAAAGGATAGCTATTTCCAAAGCTAAAGAAAAGATCGCTTTGGCTAAGGAAGCTTATATTTCCTGGAAGGAAACCAGCTTTGCGGAACGTTCTAAGCTAATGTATGCGCTTGCCGACTTGTTCGATTCAGGCAAAGAGGAATACGCCCAATTGACTACTACAGAAATGGGTAAAACGATTGGACAGGCTAGAAAGGAAATAGAAAAATGTGCCTGGGTATGCCGGTTCTATGCGGATAATTCGGAAAGTTTACTTGGAAAGGAGATAGTGGACACCGAAGCGCACAAGAGTTATGTTACTTTTCAACCCATGGGAGTCATTCTGGCTGTAATGCCGTGGAATTTCCCGTTTTACCAAGTGGTTCGTTTTGCTGCACCTGCTTTAATGGCAGGAAATACTGGAGTGTTAAAACATGCCTCCAATGTGCAGGGAAGTGCATTTGCTCTGGAAGATGCTTTCAGGAAAGCGGGATTTCCCGAAGGCATATTTACCAATCTGAATATAAATGCAGGCAATGTAAAAGATGTCATAGAAGATAAGAATATCGTAGCGGTTACGCTTACAGGAAGCGATCCTGCAGGACGCTCGGTTGCAACTGTTGCCGGAGCCAATTTGAAGAAAACCGTTTTAGAACTTGGTGGGAGCGATGCCTATATTGTTTTGGATGATGCGGACCTCGAAGAAGCGACCGATCTGGCTACATTCGGAAGATTACAGAACAACGGGCAAACCTGTATTGCGGCCAAACGTTTTGTAGTCCTCGATGCTATTTATGATAGTTTCCTTGAACGCTTTGTCAAAAAGATGCGCCAAGCAAAAATGGGGGATCCTATGGACGAATCTACCTATTATGGTCCTATGGCAAGGTTAGATTTGCGCGATGAAATTCACGAACAAGTCACAAAAACCATAGCGCAAGGTGGCCGCCTTATACTTGGAGGGAAAATCCCCGAAGGAAGGGGAGCTTACTACCCCGCTACCATCTTAGTAGATGTGAAACCTGGAATGGAAGCTTTTGACAACGAACTTTTTGGTTCGGTAGCCTCTTTAATCCGGGCAACCGATGAAGATGAAGCCATTGCACTTGCCAATAATTCTCAATTTGGTTTAGGATCGGGAGTGATCACATCAGATAGGGAACGCGGTGAAAAAGTGGCGTTGCAGCTTGAAGCCGGGAGTTGCTTTGTAAATAAATTGGTGACTTCAGATCCTAGGTTGCCCTTCGGTGGAATTAAGAATAGCGGGTATGGAAGGGAACTTTCCGGGTATGGGATCCGCGAATTCGTCAACATTAAATCTCTTTGGATAGATTAA
- a CDS encoding alpha/beta hydrolase family protein, whose translation MYQLSKEPIMHKLIIALMVLLSTQSLTAQDIAGKWSGKLTIHGTRLTVSFNVSEDENGYRTTMDSPDQGVKDIPVTTTLNESFIVFEVPMAGITYEGVHKDDSLMVGTFKQNNQDFPLNLSKQLIEENVAPRPQEPTKPYPYISENVTFENPQAKIKLAGTLTFPPDKGSFPAVILISGSGPQNRDEELMGHKPFLVLSDYLTRNGIAVLRFDDRGFGESTGDFSSATTADFAGDVASAIAFLKSRNEVDTTNIGLIGHSEGGLIAPMVAAESADVGFIVLMAGSGIRGDKLLLLQEELIERVMGASEAEIENLLQTNSKIFDVIVSTGDDLDLKSILRRTLEESLNDDSANNIPEGMTKEEFISAQVNLFTSPWVTYFLRYDPSEALEKVTCEVLAINGEKDLQVPPKENLSAIKDALKRGGNNRVTVKEYEGLNHLFQESATGSPMEYSVIEQTIAPLVLQDVTDWIIGQMK comes from the coding sequence ATGTATCAATTATCAAAAGAACCAATTATGCATAAACTTATAATAGCGTTGATGGTTTTATTATCAACTCAATCGCTAACAGCTCAAGATATAGCGGGTAAATGGAGTGGGAAGCTTACTATTCATGGAACTCGCTTGACTGTTTCTTTTAACGTTTCTGAAGATGAGAATGGCTATAGAACTACTATGGACAGCCCCGATCAAGGTGTAAAAGATATACCGGTTACCACAACACTCAATGAATCATTTATTGTTTTTGAGGTTCCAATGGCAGGTATTACATATGAAGGTGTTCATAAGGATGATAGTTTGATGGTTGGAACATTTAAGCAAAACAATCAGGACTTTCCGCTTAACCTTTCAAAACAGTTAATTGAAGAAAATGTAGCGCCACGTCCTCAGGAGCCTACAAAACCATATCCTTACATTTCAGAAAATGTAACCTTTGAAAACCCCCAAGCTAAAATTAAACTTGCAGGGACTCTTACATTTCCTCCCGATAAAGGGAGTTTTCCTGCCGTTATTCTAATTTCGGGAAGCGGCCCACAAAACAGGGATGAGGAACTAATGGGGCACAAGCCTTTTCTGGTATTATCTGATTATTTGACTAGAAATGGAATCGCTGTTTTAAGGTTTGATGATAGGGGATTCGGAGAATCCACGGGTGATTTTAGCTCGGCTACCACTGCTGATTTTGCCGGCGATGTTGCAAGTGCAATTGCCTTTTTGAAATCCAGAAATGAAGTTGATACAACTAACATTGGACTAATAGGTCATAGTGAAGGAGGGTTGATAGCGCCAATGGTTGCCGCGGAATCAGCCGATGTTGGTTTTATTGTTTTAATGGCCGGATCTGGAATTCGTGGAGATAAATTGTTGCTGCTTCAGGAAGAACTTATCGAAAGAGTTATGGGGGCCTCTGAAGCTGAAATTGAAAATTTACTACAAACAAATTCCAAGATTTTTGATGTAATAGTGAGCACTGGAGATGATTTAGACTTAAAGTCTATCCTTAGAAGGACGTTGGAGGAATCTCTAAATGATGATTCTGCAAACAATATTCCTGAAGGAATGACAAAAGAGGAATTTATCTCTGCACAGGTAAATCTATTTACATCTCCTTGGGTAACCTATTTTTTGCGATATGACCCATCTGAGGCTCTTGAAAAGGTAACATGTGAGGTGTTGGCAATTAATGGAGAAAAAGACCTCCAGGTTCCTCCAAAGGAAAATCTATCTGCGATTAAAGATGCTTTGAAGAGAGGAGGTAACAATAGGGTCACTGTTAAAGAGTATGAAGGTTTGAATCATCTCTTTCAAGAGTCTGCCACGGGCTCACCAATGGAATATTCAGTCATTGAACAGACGATAGCCCCTTTAGTTCTCCAAGATGTGACCGATTGGATTATTGGGCAAATGAAATAG
- a CDS encoding SRPBCC domain-containing protein: MDIKTQIIINSTPDKVWTVLTDFDNYSNWNPFIKSIKGEPKVGSQITVCISSPEGKSMTFKPTVLEFEQNKEFRWMGKLLFKGVFDGEHKFELIDNGNGTTIFIHSEKFRGVLVNLFRKKLENSTRQGFELMNHGLKNVVEKK; encoded by the coding sequence ATGGATATCAAAACACAAATCATAATCAATTCCACGCCTGATAAAGTTTGGACAGTATTAACAGACTTTGATAATTACAGCAATTGGAATCCTTTTATTAAAAGTATTAAAGGGGAGCCTAAGGTAGGTAGTCAAATTACAGTATGCATTAGCTCGCCAGAAGGTAAAAGTATGACATTTAAGCCAACCGTTTTGGAATTTGAACAAAACAAAGAGTTTCGTTGGATGGGGAAGTTATTATTCAAAGGTGTTTTTGATGGCGAACATAAGTTTGAACTCATAGATAACGGGAACGGCACAACTATTTTTATCCATAGTGAAAAATTTAGAGGGGTTCTAGTGAATTTATTCCGTAAAAAACTTGAAAACAGTACTAGGCAAGGTTTTGAACTGATGAATCATGGCTTAAAGAACGTGGTAGAAAAAAAGTGA
- a CDS encoding LLM class oxidoreductase gives MSTLKKIANKGKLTLGLIFPIEAYSGSVAKMENQEKLAKRVEELGFKALWFRDVPFNDPSFGDAGQLYDPWIYMTHIMNHTSKIALGSASIILPLRHPVHTAKSINSLQILSNERLVLGVASGDRPIEYPAFNQNLADKSELFRDSYFYIKALQGDFPAYSSKYYGKTNGAIDLVPKYYKKTPMLITGHSGQSLEWIAEHSDGWLYYPRDFKTLPIVMQQWRDALKGINSDWKPFMQSLYVDLTKDPKARPTPIHLGIKSGTEYLYTHLRLLESYGVNHVILNLKYGSRPAEEVIEEIGENILPHFS, from the coding sequence ATGAGCACTCTTAAGAAGATAGCAAACAAAGGTAAGTTGACATTAGGTCTTATATTTCCTATTGAGGCATACAGTGGTTCAGTTGCGAAAATGGAAAACCAAGAAAAACTTGCCAAACGAGTAGAGGAATTAGGTTTTAAAGCACTTTGGTTTAGAGATGTTCCGTTCAATGACCCATCATTTGGTGATGCTGGGCAATTGTATGACCCTTGGATTTATATGACACATATTATGAACCATACAAGTAAGATTGCTTTAGGCTCGGCAAGTATAATTTTACCGTTACGTCATCCAGTTCATACTGCAAAATCAATTAATAGCCTTCAAATCCTATCAAATGAACGATTGGTTTTAGGTGTAGCTTCAGGTGATCGGCCCATAGAATATCCTGCATTCAATCAAAATTTAGCGGATAAGTCCGAACTTTTCAGAGATAGCTATTTTTATATCAAAGCATTGCAAGGTGATTTCCCAGCCTACTCTTCAAAATATTATGGCAAAACCAATGGAGCCATAGATCTCGTGCCGAAGTATTACAAAAAAACGCCAATGTTAATAACTGGGCATTCTGGACAATCCTTGGAATGGATTGCTGAACATTCAGATGGTTGGTTGTATTATCCAAGAGATTTCAAAACACTTCCTATTGTAATGCAACAATGGCGAGATGCATTAAAAGGGATTAATTCAGATTGGAAACCATTTATGCAATCGTTGTACGTTGATTTAACGAAAGATCCTAAGGCAAGACCAACCCCAATCCATTTGGGGATAAAATCGGGGACGGAATATTTATATACGCATTTGAGATTGTTAGAATCATATGGTGTTAATCACGTAATCTTAAATTTAAAATATGGTTCAAGACCAGCGGAGGAAGTGATAGAAGAAATTGGAGAAAATATATTACCACATTTTTCATGA
- a CDS encoding alpha/beta hydrolase: MKIIKILRFLFSVVVAFVGIALILVYYPVPSRAQHVGISEERATVLRNNFKEPHHLIQTNDGETLFLRRWNPDSLFSDKKEIAILILHGITAHSGAYEMAGKPFSESGYTTFGLDYRGHGLSGGNRGDSPGMGRWITDMAETVAYIKELGFSEVVVLGHSMGVAATFYLANEIPEEMSGVVLLSGAYEGREGLSKPPSFMDKVKFLANAVFRPSHQSVDYYREGMTVTQDSLFTMSYTPRFLMMVDEDKLRLPKDMNIPVLVGVGDKDELFTVEKVKELYDLIPGDKKEFLVMENTTHSVIPRESWMEIVSWLDRNYMNPDITN; this comes from the coding sequence ATGAAAATTATAAAAATCTTAAGATTTCTGTTTAGCGTAGTAGTTGCCTTCGTAGGGATAGCACTAATTTTAGTGTATTATCCAGTTCCTTCCCGTGCCCAGCATGTAGGTATATCCGAAGAAAGGGCAACTGTTTTAAGGAATAATTTTAAAGAACCACACCATTTGATTCAGACCAATGATGGAGAAACATTATTTCTGCGACGATGGAATCCAGACAGTTTGTTTTCAGACAAAAAGGAAATAGCAATACTGATTCTTCATGGTATTACAGCACATAGCGGTGCATATGAAATGGCAGGAAAACCATTCTCCGAAAGCGGATATACCACTTTTGGTTTGGATTATAGAGGTCATGGATTGTCAGGTGGGAACAGAGGAGATTCACCTGGAATGGGGAGATGGATTACTGACATGGCAGAGACGGTTGCCTATATAAAAGAGTTGGGGTTTTCTGAAGTAGTTGTCCTGGGGCACAGCATGGGGGTTGCAGCTACCTTTTATTTGGCAAATGAAATTCCTGAAGAGATGTCGGGGGTAGTGTTACTTTCCGGTGCCTACGAAGGCAGGGAAGGATTATCAAAGCCACCTTCCTTCATGGACAAAGTAAAATTTTTGGCAAATGCGGTGTTTCGCCCATCTCATCAATCTGTTGATTACTATAGAGAGGGAATGACAGTGACCCAAGATAGCCTATTTACAATGAGTTATACTCCAAGGTTCCTCATGATGGTTGACGAAGATAAGCTTAGGCTACCCAAAGATATGAATATCCCGGTTTTGGTTGGAGTAGGGGACAAGGACGAGTTATTTACGGTAGAAAAAGTAAAAGAATTATATGACTTGATACCCGGTGACAAAAAGGAGTTTTTGGTCATGGAAAATACTACACATTCAGTAATTCCCCGTGAAAGCTGGATGGAGATAGTTAGCTGGCTTGACCGAAACTATATGAATCCAGATATAACGAATTGA